The following DNA comes from Mya arenaria isolate MELC-2E11 chromosome 11, ASM2691426v1.
TCCTTGGGCGTTAAGTCATCTGTCAGTTACATGTATCAGGTAAATTGAATAGATGAATCCCGATTAATTTCGTGATTCGCAACTcgtgttttgaatattttttaaaactacagaaacaagctcagtagcaaaatgttgaAGAAGAAGGTTCGAGCTCGGGCTCGAAATTGCGATTTGCTTAGTAAAAAAGGTAGCCATGTTAATGTTGTTAGTGACTACTTTGATCAAAAGCTCATGCTAAAATGTTGTTAATGTCAATGTCCAATGTTAAACAATGACCCGTTGTAGTCAATTTTAACGGGGTCATTTTGTATGTCACCTTGAAATTTTATGAGTTTACATAGTATTTGTTCTCGCCTGAGGAAAATGAGGGTGcacatttccattttttctTCCAACACAAGCTTCGGTTACTCCTATCTAAACAGTAATTGGACATCATATTCATAGATCGTTGAGAAACcccattttattattaatcaacCACACCGGTCACAAAGTATTGCAGCCATGAAAGGTTCGCGTAATCGAAACCAACATTACCTGAAAAGGTTTCgacataatatttacataaaaatcacaaaaagtGATTTAACGTATATCAGAAGCACAACTTTAACCAAAACTATTGAAATcgctttatttataaataaaataataaaacaaaagaatatcaaatgttttactCACAAAACTATTGAGccaatataatcatataatacCCTTTTATGTCGTAGAAAATCCagaatatatttgtattcaGCAGGTGATTGATTCATCAGTGAGTATATTCAAGTTTATATACTGTCAGTAACAGTACGTACTATTACAGGCCCTTTTCCGAAAATTAACATGCATATATTAAAGCAAAATGATTGATTGGTATTTCTGAAAATCTAAATCGAAAGTACTATTTCCAGGATTTCTATTTTTATACTTTACATGACACCGAGGATTGTCATTGTCTTATAAAGAGTTTTTAGAAAATCAATATCGAAAGTACATTCTCCAGGTAAGGGAACCTAAATTCGCACTGCCagaaacatttatacatatcaTCCACTATATCAGATCACACTGCTGTTAATTGAAACTTGCATGTATTACATTTATAGATTAACATACGataataatgtttatcattGACATATATAaggccaatttttttttctaggTTGTAAGGCACTGCTGCATTCTTTTTCATCAAACTGcctcattttttatcaaacagatgaaatacatttatattttgtagcCAAAACTcgatgtttttttctgaatgaacgttttcaaacaattatttaaaggtCAAAACCATGATCGCCGATTTAAAGTTTTATTCCGTTTTACATCCTTATATGTGTCATTTGTTAATTACTTTAAGTGCATGAATAGCTtcagtatttaaaacaatgtgcCTGAAAAACTCAAGATGATTTTTCTTGGCCCAATAAGCTGCAATCccacaatatgctttaaatagAATGTATGCTTCTCCGGCGCTACTTCGTGATTCATTCACATTGTATATTAATGCATACTCAAATTACACTGATCGTTTTCGCACCAAATACCATTCGTTATCATTTTACTATCTTTTTACCCGTAGTGTCCATTGTATTCAGTCCAGTTTTAATATCAAGATAATACAGGTCATCAAACAAAAACCAGATAATAATTGACACAACGTCGATTACGATAAGGCTACGCCTACAGTGTCAAGTGACCCCTCAGTAGGGGCCCTCCGACATGAACacagaagcagacgataattaTACAGAATTTATACttgacaatcagataaaaaatgtatggaacatggtaaaacatagcaataaaagctagtttaacattaaattagttaattattataataagttaAATTCAATGCTTGATTCAGGTAGAAATAATTTGATGTATAAACTAAGTCTCTATTGTAAACCTCAAattgatgaaaacaaaacatggatTAATTTACTTTACGAAAGTCAATTTATTGTTGACGTTTGTTTAGATCAAACTGAATCTGCTATTTTTTCCCTTTCTCCATTAAAAGTCACTTTTTATACAAGGTAagtgcattattattattgatataactaccGTAATATTTCTCTCAATGAATTAATatccatattaaatgaaatgcgtAACTCTTCCTACAAGGAACATACATGTAGGAGTTAGAAGTGATCATAGTCATCATAAATGCATAGGTTTATACATTGATTTGCGTCATTTGCGATTgaagatgattttgttttatctatacgtaTATACGTTTTGTGACCTTTAGATATATGATATTTGATCTTTGGCGAAATAGAGTTAATATGTATTACACGTTGGGTGAGAACGATTCAGAAACGATGATTTGGGACTTTATTCAATGCAAATGGTACCGTTATTTCTACAATATATGTACAAATTGAAAGCCGCTTGTCCGGTATTAATAAGAAAATTATCAAAAGATTAAAATAAGCGAACCACTGGTAAAACGTCATGATAAGTTATTTAATCAGACGCTCAAACCAACACTCTTTATATCGATTTGCCTGACTTCAACAACTGGCATAATccttaaactgtttaaaactattaaagTACTATGTTTCTTGAGCTATTTTCTATCTGTGTTATGTCAAACGACAGACGGACGGATTGACCGATACACAAACATGCTTATTGTAACACCCTCATTTAAACTCTATTACTTAATTCGACATACAATCCGAGCGTATGCACGACCatatttatctatatatatttctaGATATGATCAGCGAGTCGACATATAAGCCCAGCGTATGCACGatcatatatctatatatatatatatatatatatatatatatatatatatatatatatatatatatatatgtgtgtgtgtgtgtgtgtatttttagATATAATCAGCGAGACGACATATAAGCCCACCGTATGCTCTTTATTCCATTATCGATTTTAAATCAAAACGGAACGTAGTTACTACACTACAATCATTGAACAATTAAGTTTATGATAATTGAACAATAAGGCTCGCATCTCTTGTGAATTCCTGACTTCTCAATCCAgtttgctattaaatacattggTTAATGTACTGTGTATTCTTAGAACTTTAAACTAGAATTAGTCTCTTTCCATATACTTATACATATAGTTGTCTAATTCATCATCAAAAGTCAAAATcctgtttatattcatatttttctccttttttaaaagttattcacTCTTCTTTACCTAGGCATTTTCAAATGCAGAACATTGTTTGTcctttaatcaataaaatataactcGACGTATCACATTgaattgtaatatatatgtataagttGTTTGCTACTAATACTGCCAGACGAAATACTGAACAAATATTCATTTCTGTGATGAAGCATTTAAACACATGCCTACATTTGAAGATTTGCAAATGAGTTTTAACACATTtccttaaatacataaaaacagtAATACAGCTTTCAAGCGGCATGATAAGATCGATGTAATTCAGATCTTGTTATACAAGATACAACAATGAATGAATCATATTAAGTCACAAACATTTGAAAGCATgcaatattattatgataaaccAGAGAAGCAGGTAGTCgaaagctttaaaataaaatgccgtTCAATGGCACAGGGACAAAGCCAATACACCGCCTGATTATAAGTGCATGAAAACTATTCGAAAACGAATCACTTTAAAAACTgttctttaattatttgaaaaaacaactttaaattaagctttattttaaactgtgcAAGAATATCATCGCCAGTCTATAATTCCTATCAATACTTTTCTTTGAGTCTACTGTGGAATGTTTGTGAACGTGTATAAGCTGGTGCCCATTAAACCAAAAACTTGATTATTTTGCGTGTTTGGATCTCTTGTTTTTTACTTTCTTGTCAGCCGCTTTATGACCCCGGACAGCACCAGTTTTAGGCGATTCCAGCTCAGTTGATTTGACAGACGTTTTCCAAAACGCGAACAAAGCATGCAACGGCGATTCCAAATGGAACATGTCTGAACAATCAGTGATTGCAGCTGTCTCAAGACTCTTGCAAACGTTGTACATGAGCGTACAATTGAAGAGAACACCAGGGCTGGGGAGGTCCACTGGTGACATCAGGGCCTGATTCAGGTACAAAGCGCTCAGGTAGCAGGTCTGTAACTGTGAGAAGCCGTGAATTATCTTTATTTCTTCGTTGCCCCATGATGCTTGACCGGTATTTGTGTTTCGATGAATATCCATTTCATTAGCCATTTCTCCAATAAACTGTTCAACCTGATCGTTGCAAGCATCGGACCTTATGGAGTGGGAGTGCAATAAAATCATGCCAATAATAGCCGCACTCAAATGGTTCTCTGTTACGTTCGGTTCTGCATGTGTCCACCAAAAGCGTAGGACACCTATAAGGTACGTGGTACACGGATCGGCAGATACAGTATCGATTAGTTCAGCATTCAGTCCTAAAGTGCCAAACATGATGTTTTGCCTCTCCTCTACGGACATATTTGGGACATTTTGTAACGATGGAACTTTCAACGATTGAGATCCGTAAAAAACCTCCGTCGTAGGCTTAATATAGACCTTCATCCTATCGCCTTTCTGTCTGTCGCTTTCTTCTATGCAACTTTTCCTTGTGCCTTTTAAATCTTCTAGATTGTCTGTCTGGACTTTAGGGTCTTTAGATTTTGGCCTGATGAATGACGTTGTTAAGCCATACAGGACACTTCTGATGTACCTGGAGCAAACATACGTTAAGGGTTCAGCCAAGCGTTCAATATGGCAATCGAAAATCACTCTGTGGTTCACAGCTACATTTTGCAGGAATGAATTTGCCATTTTGCAGGTTCTTAACATTTCCGGATAAGGCACTGGCAATGGATGTTTAGTGACGTAAATCGATCAGCGTTCCAAGATCGAGTTTCGATATGCAACTTGAGTTTGTATTGAAGAACTTTTCCACATCCATGGTAGCGAAATTTGCGATGTTTGTGTATCTATCTATAGAGTAGCGGATGGCGGCCCGCAGCTCCGATTTCTGACCGGATGATATGTCTGCTACATGTTGCAATACGTATGTAATAGCGTTTTCTTCCAATTCTACACTCATTGACCAATGGACTAATGACGCCATTCGAACCTTGGCTTTCAGGTTGAGAGATACATCTTTATACCGCTTGCATATCGCTGTGTAGAAAGCCTTCAAATGGCCTTTATCTACATAATCATTACCACTTAATGTAGCGAAAATTGGTAGGAACTCCAATGGCCCACAGACTCTCTCAATTAAACGACTGTAGTGGTAACGCTTTACAGAGATGTATGTAAATTTTCTGTCGGTTGGTAAAGCCTCTGGTGCCAGCAAGGAAGATTGCTCCGTCTGGGTATGAAGCCGCAATTTCATGTCGATAAAACATGTCCTACCATGTCGGAAAGGTATACATCCGTTATTTAgctgataaaaaaagaaatcgCTATTATTACTGAGAACTGGGCAATTCCACTTATTGGCCAACACTGCTATTTCTCTGTCTTCCTCATATGGAATCGTGACGTGTGGTATCTGAAGCTCACGCAGGACATGGCGGAATGTTTCTTCACATAGAATCGGAAGGACATGTCCCTCGGTTGCTTCAGGGCCCTTCTCACATATCAGACCAGTGCGCTCTCTTCTAGACGCCTTACGTTGAACCACTCTGTTCCATTTTCGGTTATCTGGATCACGCCCGCCGCACAGGACAACATACGGCTCCACCTTACAGGCATTGGGGATGGCAAAGAAGGTTTTACAGTTGTTGGCATAAGTGTCATAGTTCCCACCATACTCTTCTGGCACATGATAGCAGTTGTATAAGGACTGGTACAAATTTACGCCATGAATGATGAGTCGAGTGTCATGAAGTTCAAAATCATGAAGAAGGACTTCCTTGTTGTCGTTTACCAGTGTGGACAAACCTCGCACGCCCATCGTTCGCTTCACATAATTTGAAATCGGCCGCTCTGCAATAGGATTACTTGTCGTGAGACATTTTGAGCACATTTTCAATCCTAAGACCAATATTTGCATGTTTTCTACTGACGTCCTACCTTGAtcaatgtttatcaaaacaacTGCCCGATTCCGCAGCAAATTTGGTTAGACATTAGTCAAGTCGTTAACTTCCATTGTGTTGTCAATCTTATGTATGGCTCTTTGGATGAATCAAAGTGTCTTTAATGGGGACTGAAGTCTCAAGTATGTCAATTTATTGGCgtaattttgtaaatatcttaTACCGAGACGTATCTATAAAGAACTTAAGTGAAATTTTAATTAAGTCAAAATAAGCCTTCttttcttgaatatttataaaacacacgAAGTTTATACACCAAAAGTATGGCAATAAGCAAGATAATAGCCCGAACAATTAATGGTTATAAAAAGtagaacataaaaaagaaaataatcttTGTCAAAAATAAGGACATTTTCATTTAGTTGTAAAATACACTTTGAAAATGGCCACTTACAAATAAAATCTCTCTATATATTGGGTTTATTGGCATTTGTTGCTTTCGCTGATAATCAGGGGTCATCATTCATTGTTACATGGACTGATCTAACTTGTCGTCGAAAGTAACAGAGATATCATGCTCATCTAATTTCCAAACCAacggaaaaacttctaaaacagggtttcagatattattaattaagGAAACCTTTCTCCAAGTTTGTttatggtcattataatcttatattaaagtaaaataatagtCTTAAATCGGTGATTGCTGTTAGTATTGCTCATTCCGATTTTTattatgatgttttaaagaaaaatcgtaaaattaaaatgttttcagcagGTTGTTAGGCAGATAGACTCCATAAATTAATGaattggattttatttaaaccgtggatataaaggcaataatTTCCTTCTAGTTTTTCAAGATAAatatctgaaacaaaatatagggttgaatatagcatccttacatagctaagctttcagtcctttgattttatgaattTTTTGCAAATTTATGTTAGCTTTAAAACTGTCTTTGGCCGACTctactaagctttcagtcctttgattttatgaaattttgcaGATTCATGATATCTTTAAACCGACTTTGGCTGGCTCGgaatgttttggcatgtgacgtcttttgattcaaatatttcacataggtaatcatttggaaggaaagattagctagaatatgtcgcttttatttttaataatgttttctttatttgttcccagttttagtacaattatgttttttttattatgcaactctatgatcacacagttttaaacctttttactttataaggtagtttcaaacaatgactgcatcatatctttgaaaagtttttgcattaggtgctctgaatcgTATTCcaccgtctgcagatagagtttggatctctaatcattgaagtacatatgagttgtgtttgtgttccatgtttcttgtttgtgattttttgttttttcgttctgtctttggcgtttacctagAGCTCCAAGTTTTTACAGACATGGGTACTGGAAGAGTCGCACACAGATAAGAGTATTACTGAAGTGCTTCGTAATGCTGCAATTGAATAGGGTTGTAAAATTTCAGAGAATCACTACTGACAAGGCACGTATCAAGAAATTTGCTGCAAAACCACCCGACATAGATATTCATATTTGTCGACAACTGTTCTGAAAAATAAGAGTCTTAGTCACGGTTTTTCACAAAGGTATTACAGCATCAACAATTCTGAAGGAGAAAAGGAACAACTTGAAAGTCACAGAACATAAGATGGTCATTATTTGCGCCAATACTAGATGGAAAAGTTACTACCATTTGGTCTTAGAACAGCAAGTGCCAGTCATGACTGCTATGGTGGATGGCAAAGTTAAAGAAATCAAAGCTCCAAGTCAAAGACATGCATTGACTTACTTTCACCAGAAGAGGTACAATAAATGGAAGCATTTCTCAAGATCATGGCACCAATGTTCGATTCCAACCTTGTCATGTATAAGGATCAGCAGCCATCTGTAAACCTGCCTTTGCTGAATAATGAGGGCACTTTTTACTGAATATTAAAGGAATAACAACTTTTGAGAATGGAATGAAACAGGAAGTGCTAAAACATCTTATATCAAGATATACTGATATAACTGTGACTAATTACCAGGAAAAAGCAACTGCACTAGATCCTTCATTTAAAAGGGGTTGATTTGGAAATAATCGAGAAAAAATGATTTGGATGAACCACAGTGGACAGTTTAAAAGGAGATATCCACCGAAAACCCGCTGTCCTACTGGAgggcaaacaaaacaaaagatacCTGTGCTATCCAAGACTGTCAGGGCTATTCTATGTAATCAGGCGTCCTCTGTGCCATCAGAAAGGGTGTTTACCATTGCCGGGTACATTGTCACGCCTAAAAGAGCATGTTTAATTTCATACCCCCGTGACATGCCCGTATTTCAGTAAAATACCTTGCCAACAACGGATATGCAGGTTTCAAagcaaatcattttaatactaCTTTAAATTTGTAATCAGTGTGTCAGTATTTAGACTTTGAAAACGACTTTAATTAAGAACATGAATATTGGATAAGAGATATCTTTTTACAATATGGTCACTGGGTGCAGTAAAAACTGATGACTAAACTTTCTAGGTAATTGTTTATCACCTGTGTTAAGAGGTGCAGCCTAACCCTTAGCCATGTACTGTAATTGATAGCTTATGCTGAACTTCCAAGTTTCCGATATCAGTGTTttgtaactgtttttttttcctttaatttaaGACGCATTAAACAAGtcaatttattatcaaaaaggAAAAACTGTTAGCTTGATACTTTGAACAGAAATACATTTGACGTGTCAAATGGCACACTGTTAAAATAGCTAGCATATTGCTTAATGAAATCACTTTGACAGACCTACCATTGAAGATGTGTAAATTCTGTGACTAATTAGCTAGAATGCAGTACATACAAAAAGGTATTGTCTACCTACAATACCTACATTATCATATTGACACGAATGGCAGTCATCTGTCAATTACATGTATTAGGTATATTATAAAGATGGATACCGATTCATATCGTGATTCGCGACTCGTGTTTTGAAGTTGAAGGTTCGAGCTCGGGCTCGGAATTGCGATTTGCTTCGTAAAGAAGGAAGTCAGTAAGTTTGCTGATGTTGTCAGTAACTACTTTGATCtaaatttgaatgttaaaatgGTGTTAAAGTCAATTTTCAATGTCGAAAAATGACCCGTTGTAGTCAATTGTATtggggtaaaaaaaaatcacccgGAATATTATGATTTAACTTATTTGTGCTCGCCTGAAAGAAATGGGTGTGCACAATCCTCAAAATTGTCTTTCAACACAAGCTTGGGTTATTCTATCTCAACAGTAAATGAACATCATATAATATACCGTTGAGTAAAAAAATCGATTAATCAACCACATATGTCACAGAGTATTAGAGCAATCAAAGTTTCGCGTAATCGAAACCAACATTTccttaaaatgttttgacataTAAGAAAAtcctttctcccacctcagataagtagatccaataatttaaccatgctagatattcttatcttgcccacgggcaaagataaaatgccagtatggaactccttttaccacattgtaattacctcccttgttgaagactgtcgtcagtagcattgaggaaatcttgtcttatggtaatatttagaacgctaattaattatttttcgcttcaaatgtcaccataaaacagttttcacgcaccattcaagaaataatgcttcattctccttagaactatttaaaaataccgatttgactattaacattaactggatcactgcgcgcatatccatgacaaccacgaattctcactaagcaaaaaagagtaccagcaaaaaatacatttttacttaattttttctaactgaggtgggagaaaaagcatctaccatagccgctcgtataaaataggttcatcccgaccctcgcgcagggtcggaatgaacctatcttacactctcggccatggaagatacttataatcctaTAGCAGAAGAACAAATTAAACCCCAACATTGTAcatcgctttaaaaataaataagaaaactaaagcatataatataactttttactCACAAAACTGTTGAGCCAGTTTAAACATATAGCATCCTTTTATGTTgtagaaaatgcaaaata
Coding sequences within:
- the LOC128207875 gene encoding protein asteroid homolog 1-like, with the protein product MGVRGLSTLVNDNKEVLLHDFELHDTRLIIHGVNLYQSLYNCYHVPEEYGGNYDTYANNCKTFFAIPNACKVEPYVVLCGGRDPDNRKWNRVVQRKASRRERTGLICEKGPEATEGHVLPILCEETFRHVLRELQIPHVTIPYEEDREIAVLANKWNCPVLSNNSDFFFYQLNNGCIPFRHGRTCFIDMKLRLHTQTEQSSLLAPEALPTDRKFTYISVKRYHYSRLIERVCGPLEFLPIFATLSGNDYVDKGHLKAFYTAICKRYKDVSLNLKAKVRMASLVHWSMSVELEENAITYVLQHVADISSGQKSELRAAIRYSIDRYTNIANFATMDVEKFFNTNSSCISKLDLGTLIDLRH